From Paraflavitalea devenefica, the proteins below share one genomic window:
- a CDS encoding PKD domain-containing protein has translation MNKIIIRYQPVLILLVFVALLPGCKKDTPDKIAATVMIKEPAGGFVVDRYQFLVLPATTTLPNAVYAWKAGNEIIATTDTLRFISHTAGTYPITLTVTNGTETLSTTINVVVKKESTAYSSKAMKVFEYFPAPGQFVNSMPEWKEGETAEQMALKATNALKTSSGIHLGGFGGFVVVGFDHAIMNNSGQASFKVLGNAFNEWSEAGIIEVAMDANGNGLPDDTWYEIAGSEYNSPKTIHHYEITYHKPDENKVPTPDENNWSLSDTTYIRWTDNQGAAGYLSKNVFHAQPYYPQWKGSSITFKGTKLTSSGVKDQSGNGSYYVSSPFSFGYADNWPNADEGVGIRLDWAVDKAGKPVKLPAIHFIRIYTGMRAEAGWLGEVSTEIMGVEDLGLQ, from the coding sequence ATGAACAAAATAATCATCCGCTACCAACCTGTTCTTATCCTCCTGGTCTTTGTTGCTTTATTACCAGGCTGTAAAAAAGACACCCCCGATAAGATAGCCGCTACTGTTATGATCAAGGAGCCTGCAGGCGGTTTTGTGGTAGACCGGTATCAGTTCCTCGTACTGCCTGCCACTACTACCCTGCCCAATGCAGTGTACGCATGGAAAGCCGGCAATGAGATCATTGCAACGACCGATACGCTTCGCTTTATCAGCCATACCGCCGGTACTTATCCCATTACCCTGACCGTTACCAATGGCACGGAAACGCTATCCACCACTATTAACGTGGTGGTGAAAAAGGAAAGCACGGCGTATTCTTCCAAAGCGATGAAAGTATTTGAATACTTCCCCGCACCGGGTCAGTTTGTGAACAGCATGCCTGAATGGAAGGAAGGGGAAACCGCCGAACAGATGGCGCTGAAAGCAACCAACGCGCTCAAAACATCATCCGGTATTCACCTGGGCGGCTTTGGCGGATTTGTAGTAGTGGGCTTTGATCATGCGATCATGAACAACTCCGGTCAGGCCAGCTTTAAAGTATTGGGCAATGCTTTTAATGAATGGTCAGAGGCCGGTATCATTGAAGTAGCGATGGATGCCAATGGCAATGGATTGCCCGATGATACCTGGTATGAGATTGCCGGTTCGGAATACAATAGTCCGAAAACGATCCACCATTACGAGATCACCTACCACAAGCCGGATGAAAATAAAGTGCCTACGCCCGATGAAAATAACTGGTCGCTGAGCGATACAACCTATATCCGGTGGACGGACAACCAGGGGGCGGCCGGTTACCTGTCTAAAAACGTATTCCATGCACAACCTTATTACCCGCAATGGAAAGGCAGCAGCATTACGTTCAAAGGCACAAAGCTCACCAGCAGTGGTGTCAAAGACCAGTCTGGCAATGGATCTTATTATGTGAGCTCGCCTTTTTCTTTCGGCTATGCTGATAACTGGCCCAATGCGGATGAAGGGGTTGGCATCCGGCTCGACTGGGCAGTAGATAAGGCAGGTAAGCCGGTGAAGTTGCCCGCTATCCATTTCATCAGGATCTATACCGGTATGCGTGCCGAAGCAGGCTGGCTGGGAGAAGTATCTACAGAGATTATGGGTGTAGAAGATCTGGGGCTGCAATGA
- a CDS encoding DUF5074 domain-containing protein: MHNRLSAMKGLLLLIFMASLAACNKDNDFQQPLTQSTSQKTQVLGKYENGIILVNEGWFGHDNGNVNFYRYGQDTIEQMVYHLENPGKELGVTTQYGAVFNGKLYLVSKQGPFVVTDSKSLVETGRIASLPANGRAFLGLDSTNGLISTANGIYPLNLSTLTVGAKITGINGETGCLYKEGNYIFVLNQSAGLIVLNQSNYSIVKTIAGMNQGLSKTPDGSLWVAGGTSLVKVNTTTLDTNKVTLPFTLGNPWFAWNVGTVTTSSTENAVFIAKTMSWGAGGNQLYKYIAGNPASLSAPFATIPTGKEFYGAAVGYYAAANELVVTAVQSGYGQNYSYNSLYFYDAANATLKKTVNYTYYYFPALMIFN, translated from the coding sequence ATGCACAACCGGTTATCCGCCATGAAAGGCTTGCTGCTGCTGATCTTTATGGCCAGCCTGGCAGCCTGTAACAAAGACAACGACTTCCAGCAACCGCTCACCCAATCCACCAGCCAAAAGACACAGGTATTGGGCAAGTATGAAAACGGCATCATCCTGGTAAATGAAGGCTGGTTTGGCCATGACAATGGCAATGTAAATTTCTACCGCTACGGACAGGACACGATTGAACAGATGGTATACCACCTGGAGAACCCGGGCAAAGAACTGGGCGTCACCACGCAATACGGCGCCGTATTCAATGGCAAGCTGTATCTGGTATCCAAGCAGGGACCATTCGTGGTAACCGATTCCAAATCGCTGGTAGAGACCGGTCGCATCGCCTCCCTGCCTGCCAATGGCCGCGCTTTCCTGGGACTGGACAGCACCAATGGCCTGATCAGTACTGCCAATGGCATTTACCCGCTCAATCTTTCCACGCTTACGGTAGGCGCGAAGATCACCGGCATCAACGGCGAAACAGGCTGCCTATACAAGGAAGGCAATTACATTTTTGTACTGAACCAATCGGCCGGACTGATAGTACTGAACCAAAGCAATTACAGTATTGTGAAAACCATCGCAGGGATGAACCAGGGGCTTTCCAAAACACCTGATGGCAGCCTCTGGGTGGCAGGCGGTACTTCACTCGTAAAGGTGAACACCACTACTTTAGACACCAATAAGGTGACACTTCCTTTCACCTTGGGCAATCCCTGGTTTGCCTGGAACGTAGGCACCGTTACTACTTCTTCTACGGAGAATGCGGTATTCATTGCCAAAACCATGTCGTGGGGCGCCGGCGGCAACCAGCTTTATAAATACATAGCCGGTAACCCAGCTTCCCTCTCGGCCCCCTTTGCCACGATACCCACTGGTAAGGAGTTTTATGGCGCGGCTGTAGGTTATTATGCTGCCGCCAATGAACTGGTAGTAACAGCTGTACAATCGGGTTATGGGCAAAACTATTCCTATAACAGTCTTTACTTTTATGATGCCGCCAATGCAACCCTGAAGAAAACGGTCAATTATACTTACTACTACTTCCCCGCTTTAATGATCTTCAATTAA
- a CDS encoding cytochrome-c peroxidase → MKKMRVIYGCAVLMLIWLLSGFLRHSPSSFAGSYADSFPQPAHFPRPVYDLSKNQYNKTKVALGRRLFYDGTLSKNGTVSCGTCHIQASAFSHHGHRLSHGIFDSLGTRNAPALQNLAWATSFMWDGGVNDLDLQPLVPISSHVEMGESVEAVVNKIKQDAYYPTYFYAAFGNREITTARVMQALSMFMSTMVSANSKYDQVIRKEGIAFTPEESTGYTLFKNKCAPCHSEPFFTDFSFRNNGLYPYSQDFGRMGVTSQPADKYRFKVPSLRNIFLTAPYMHDGRFKDIDQVLEHYAAGVQLTDNIDPLLLQSSGRTGLPLSNTDRSALKAFLHTLTDTSFTNNPKLGEVNICPQCIRY, encoded by the coding sequence ATGAAAAAAATGCGGGTCATATATGGATGTGCAGTGTTGATGCTGATCTGGTTGCTGAGCGGCTTCCTGCGACATTCCCCTTCATCCTTTGCCGGCAGTTATGCAGACAGCTTTCCGCAACCTGCCCATTTCCCGCGGCCAGTATATGATCTTTCCAAAAACCAATATAATAAGACCAAGGTTGCCCTGGGCAGGCGGTTGTTTTATGATGGCACCCTGTCGAAGAACGGTACCGTGAGCTGCGGCACCTGCCATATACAGGCTTCGGCCTTTTCCCATCACGGTCACCGGCTGAGCCATGGGATATTTGATTCACTGGGCACACGCAATGCGCCGGCCCTGCAAAACCTGGCCTGGGCCACTTCGTTTATGTGGGATGGCGGCGTGAATGACCTCGACCTGCAACCATTGGTACCCATCAGCAGTCATGTGGAAATGGGTGAATCGGTAGAAGCAGTAGTGAACAAGATCAAGCAGGATGCTTACTACCCTACTTATTTTTATGCCGCCTTTGGCAACCGTGAGATCACGACAGCCCGGGTAATGCAGGCGCTGAGTATGTTCATGAGCACCATGGTAAGCGCCAACAGTAAATACGACCAGGTGATCCGTAAAGAAGGTATTGCCTTTACGCCGGAAGAATCGACAGGCTATACTTTATTTAAAAACAAATGCGCCCCCTGCCACAGCGAACCCTTTTTCACCGACTTCAGTTTCCGCAATAATGGCCTGTATCCTTACAGCCAGGATTTCGGGCGTATGGGTGTTACCAGTCAGCCCGCCGACAAGTACCGCTTCAAAGTACCTTCCCTGCGGAATATTTTCTTAACAGCGCCTTATATGCACGACGGACGGTTTAAAGACATAGACCAGGTACTGGAACATTATGCCGCCGGCGTACAGTTGACAGATAATATTGATCCGTTGCTGTTACAATCTTCAGGCAGGACTGGCCTTCCTTTGTCCAACACCGATAGGTCCGCTTTAAAAGCTTTCCTGCACACGCTGACGGATACATCGTTTACCAATAATCCTAAGTTGGGTGAAGTGAACATATGTCCGCAATGTATCAGGTATTAG
- a CDS encoding MbnP family protein, with product MRLTTRKFLPLLLTGLLAGAASTAQVLLRLDHRVGKQPLVLDSIGYRMPAGDSLTISLLQYYISNIELIRANGERYVIPKKESFFLVKEQADSTKTIALPVPEGTYSAISFLVGVDSVTSTLGIGERKGVLDPGRDMAAGESMYWTWNSGYIFFKLEGASPAIPADATGFRQFEFHIGGYGGYNSPTINNIRRVTVRLPAKEPLQVSAAKKAIVHLQFDVLQVLNAVWTIDLKTQHHIMLTPASSRVADNYARGFAYRNVEYQNK from the coding sequence ATGCGCCTGACAACCAGGAAATTCCTGCCCTTATTATTGACTGGCCTGCTGGCAGGCGCCGCCTCCACAGCACAGGTGCTGCTTCGCCTGGATCACCGGGTGGGTAAGCAGCCACTGGTGCTTGACTCAATAGGATACCGCATGCCGGCCGGCGATTCCCTCACGATTTCCCTGTTACAGTATTATATCAGCAATATCGAGCTGATCAGGGCCAACGGAGAGCGATATGTAATACCAAAGAAGGAAAGTTTTTTCCTGGTGAAAGAGCAGGCTGATTCTACGAAGACAATTGCCCTCCCCGTTCCGGAAGGCACTTATTCCGCCATTTCCTTCCTGGTGGGTGTAGACAGTGTAACTTCTACGCTGGGCATCGGGGAAAGAAAAGGCGTACTGGACCCCGGCAGGGATATGGCTGCCGGTGAAAGCATGTACTGGACCTGGAACAGCGGTTATATCTTTTTTAAACTGGAGGGCGCTTCACCTGCGATCCCGGCAGATGCTACCGGTTTCCGGCAGTTTGAATTCCATATTGGCGGCTACGGCGGTTATAATTCCCCTACCATTAATAATATCCGGCGTGTGACAGTCCGGTTGCCGGCAAAAGAACCGTTGCAGGTAAGTGCAGCTAAAAAAGCCATTGTACACCTGCAGTTTGATGTATTGCAGGTACTCAATGCCGTATGGACAATTGACCTGAAGACACAGCACCATATTATGCTTACGCCCGCCAGCTCCCGGGTTGCCGATAATTATGCGCGGGGCTTTGCGTACAGGAACGTGGAATACCAAAACAAGTAG
- a CDS encoding DUF1328 domain-containing protein produces the protein MLRWTIIFLVVAIIAALFGFGGIAAGAAGIAKILFFIFIVLFLLSLIFGRTRTP, from the coding sequence ATGTTACGCTGGACAATCATCTTTTTAGTAGTAGCCATTATCGCGGCGCTTTTCGGATTTGGCGGTATTGCAGCCGGTGCGGCAGGCATAGCCAAGATCCTGTTCTTTATTTTTATCGTACTATTCCTGTTATCGCTGATATTTGGCAGAACAAGAACACCTTAA
- a CDS encoding DUF1328 domain-containing protein: MFRWSIVFITIAVIAGLFAFAGIAASVEGVARVVFFIFMILFVGSLIANSIRADKQ; the protein is encoded by the coding sequence ATGTTTCGCTGGTCAATTGTTTTCATAACAATAGCGGTCATCGCCGGGCTCTTTGCGTTTGCCGGTATCGCAGCCAGTGTTGAAGGTGTTGCGAGGGTCGTGTTCTTTATTTTTATGATCTTGTTTGTTGGATCACTGATAGCGAACAGCATAAGGGCCGATAAGCAATAA
- a CDS encoding KUP/HAK/KT family potassium transporter, which produces MQATSTALFHKRVTSAGVLIATGIVFGDIGTSPLYTLNAVFHDRVITEDVALGALSAIFWTLFFQTTLKYVIITLQADNNGEGGIFSLYALIRRFWGKWLLIPAMAGGAFLMADGIITPPISVASAIEGLQKINPHINTVPIIVVILIGLFCFQQFGTEKIGKIFGPVMLVWFTFIGVLGLMAMRHSPGVFKALNPYYAWVMLREVPGGFWLLGSIFLCTTGAEALYSDMGHCGRNNIRVSWTYIKVTLILSYAGQTAWLLQHVGEPVGIISPFYHIVPDAIFLPSLVLATLATIIASQALISGCFTLINEAIRLDIWPRHRVVFPGNFKGQLYIPFINWFLMAGCIAMVLHFRESTAMEAAFGLSVTLTMLMSTVLINYYLQVKRVPFPVVMFITGLFLAIEISFLIANFQKIKEGGWITLVIGAVLFLVMFIWHRGRNIKRALTKLVPIENYIELLKRLSSDEKIPKYATNLVYLTPSGSSRMVEQTAIDSILSKSPKRADIYWFVHVNVLDEPYAWRYRVETIVKNDIYFIVFNFGFRVDPRVDYYFRQVVSELVKTGEVDVSERHEQYYQESAIGDFRFLVLESFLSFDNDMPFRKNFIMKSFFNLKLLSVKESVNFGLDPSNVTVEKYPVVVTPVVHEQLVREKVG; this is translated from the coding sequence ATGCAGGCGACTTCAACAGCATTGTTCCATAAACGGGTTACCTCAGCAGGTGTTTTAATTGCTACCGGCATTGTGTTTGGCGACATTGGTACTTCACCATTGTACACACTCAATGCCGTTTTTCATGACCGGGTCATAACGGAAGACGTGGCGCTCGGCGCGCTCTCGGCGATCTTCTGGACCCTCTTCTTTCAAACCACGCTGAAATACGTGATCATCACCCTCCAGGCCGATAACAACGGGGAAGGTGGTATCTTTTCCCTCTATGCGCTTATTCGCCGTTTCTGGGGTAAATGGTTGCTGATTCCGGCCATGGCCGGCGGCGCCTTCCTCATGGCCGATGGCATCATTACCCCGCCCATCTCGGTCGCTTCCGCCATTGAAGGCCTGCAGAAGATCAATCCGCATATTAATACCGTTCCCATCATTGTCGTCATTCTCATTGGCCTCTTCTGCTTCCAGCAATTTGGGACGGAGAAGATCGGGAAGATATTTGGCCCTGTTATGCTCGTATGGTTTACGTTCATCGGCGTACTGGGGCTCATGGCCATGCGCCATTCACCGGGCGTGTTCAAAGCCCTCAACCCGTATTATGCCTGGGTGATGCTGCGGGAAGTGCCGGGCGGTTTCTGGTTGCTGGGCAGCATCTTCCTTTGTACCACCGGGGCCGAGGCCCTGTACAGCGATATGGGCCATTGCGGCCGCAACAATATACGCGTAAGCTGGACGTATATCAAGGTTACGCTCATCCTCAGCTACGCGGGGCAAACGGCCTGGCTGCTGCAGCATGTTGGTGAGCCGGTGGGCATTATAAGTCCTTTCTACCATATCGTGCCCGATGCGATCTTCCTGCCTTCCCTGGTGCTGGCCACCCTGGCTACCATCATTGCCAGCCAGGCGCTCATCAGCGGCTGCTTTACCCTCATCAACGAGGCCATACGGCTGGATATATGGCCGCGGCACCGCGTGGTGTTTCCCGGTAACTTTAAAGGGCAGCTCTATATTCCCTTCATCAACTGGTTCCTCATGGCAGGTTGCATCGCTATGGTATTGCACTTCCGCGAGTCTACGGCCATGGAAGCCGCTTTCGGATTAAGCGTTACGCTTACCATGCTCATGAGCACGGTGCTTATCAACTACTATCTGCAGGTAAAGCGGGTACCCTTCCCGGTAGTGATGTTCATTACCGGTTTATTCCTGGCCATTGAAATCTCTTTCTTAATTGCCAATTTCCAGAAGATCAAAGAAGGGGGCTGGATCACGCTCGTCATCGGCGCGGTACTCTTCCTCGTTATGTTTATCTGGCACCGCGGGCGCAACATCAAACGCGCGCTTACCAAACTGGTTCCGATAGAAAATTACATTGAACTGTTGAAGCGGCTGAGCAGCGATGAAAAGATCCCCAAGTACGCTACCAACCTTGTATACCTCACGCCCTCCGGTTCTTCGCGTATGGTGGAGCAAACTGCTATTGATTCCATCCTCTCCAAATCGCCCAAGCGGGCCGATATCTATTGGTTTGTGCATGTGAATGTGCTGGATGAACCTTATGCCTGGCGTTACCGCGTAGAAACCATTGTAAAAAATGACATCTACTTTATTGTTTTCAACTTTGGTTTCCGGGTAGATCCCCGGGTGGATTATTACTTCCGGCAGGTGGTGAGCGAATTGGTAAAGACCGGCGAGGTAGATGTATCAGAGCGGCATGAACAGTATTACCAGGAAAGCGCTATTGGTGATTTCCGCTTCCTGGTGCTGGAGTCCTTCCTGTCCTTTGATAACGACATGCCTTTCCGGAAGAACTTCATTATGAAAAGCTTCTTCAACCTCAAATTGCTCAGTGTAAAAGAGTCGGTCAACTTCGGTCTCGATCCCAGCAATGTCACCGTGGAGAAATACCCGGTCGTGGTAACGCCCGTTGTGCACGAACAGTTGGTGCGGGAGAAGGTTGGTTGA
- a CDS encoding response regulator gives MEPSNLRILMADDDEEDLELIEEAILDVQPGAEVVKFLNGRTTLEYLNASPDSELPCLIILDYNMPEMTGAQVLAYMQTQERYQTIPKIVLSTSNASPHIQECLRNGAVEYFVKPDSIKGFHKLATKFLAICNHRG, from the coding sequence ATGGAACCAAGTAACCTGAGAATTCTAATGGCCGATGATGATGAGGAAGACCTCGAACTGATTGAAGAAGCCATTCTCGACGTACAGCCCGGCGCAGAGGTGGTTAAATTTTTAAATGGACGCACTACCCTCGAATACCTCAATGCAAGTCCCGACAGCGAGCTGCCCTGCCTCATTATTCTTGATTACAACATGCCCGAAATGACGGGCGCCCAGGTGCTGGCCTATATGCAAACACAGGAACGGTACCAGACCATTCCTAAAATTGTACTAAGTACGTCCAATGCCTCCCCGCACATACAGGAATGCCTCCGCAATGGCGCTGTGGAATATTTTGTGAAACCCGACAGTATTAAAGGATTTCACAAGCTCGCCACTAAATTTCTGGCCATTTGTAATCACCGAGGCTGA
- a CDS encoding PAS domain-containing sensor histidine kinase, whose amino-acid sequence MMQQGGFLNGLASTLASSVREGHSPGDQLLDLLPVAVYTTDTEGIIMQYNRAAAVLWGREPVIGQEVWCGSFKILQTDGNELPLDTCPMAVCLKEQRPVNGEEIIVVRPDGSARHVAPHPQPIFDATGRMTGAINMLVDITDLKRTELALRESEAQYRSLAVSLEKQVVTKMEELEKSEERYHKMIEEVEDYAIILLSKEGIIQNWNKGAQKIKGYKEKEIVGKSFEEFYLPDDRQRGLPLQLLRQATEQGKAVHEGWRRRKDGSAFWGSIVLTALHDDQNKVIAFSKVTRDLTERKLAEDQLKAYLAQLEFQNKELEAFVYAASHDMKEPLRKIRTYNGYIAENTAHQLDPKSREYLNRAVKAAERMQQILEDLLVYAITTLNAEGHHEVDLHEIIQEIAFFHAEELEQKNIRLETGKLMPLRAVPFQVKQLLFNLINNSIKYKHPARDGVIKIESKVVKGYAIKGEEADPHKAYYKLQVTDNGIGFDPRFSQKIFELFQRLDNLVEAKGTGIGLAICKKIVQHHKGFIQATGIPGEGASFTIYLPQD is encoded by the coding sequence ATGATGCAGCAAGGGGGATTCCTGAATGGTTTAGCGTCAACGTTGGCAAGCAGTGTAAGGGAGGGCCATTCCCCGGGTGACCAGTTATTGGACCTGCTGCCGGTAGCCGTATATACCACTGATACCGAAGGCATCATCATGCAGTACAACCGGGCGGCGGCCGTTCTGTGGGGCCGGGAGCCCGTAATCGGCCAGGAGGTGTGGTGCGGTTCCTTTAAGATCCTGCAGACAGACGGCAACGAGCTTCCACTGGATACCTGCCCGATGGCGGTATGCCTGAAGGAACAGCGGCCGGTAAATGGTGAAGAAATTATTGTTGTACGGCCGGATGGTTCAGCCCGCCATGTAGCCCCCCATCCCCAACCCATTTTTGATGCCACAGGCAGGATGACCGGAGCTATTAATATGCTGGTGGACATTACGGACCTGAAGCGTACAGAACTGGCCTTGCGGGAAAGCGAAGCTCAATACCGGTCATTGGCAGTTTCCCTGGAGAAACAGGTAGTAACCAAAATGGAGGAACTGGAAAAAAGTGAAGAGCGCTACCACAAGATGATTGAAGAAGTAGAAGATTATGCGATTATTTTATTAAGTAAGGAAGGAATTATTCAAAACTGGAATAAGGGCGCCCAAAAGATCAAAGGATATAAAGAGAAAGAAATTGTAGGTAAAAGCTTCGAGGAATTTTACCTCCCGGACGACCGGCAGCGAGGTCTGCCCCTGCAATTGCTGCGGCAGGCCACTGAACAAGGAAAAGCGGTCCACGAAGGCTGGAGAAGAAGAAAGGATGGCAGCGCTTTCTGGGGCAGCATTGTATTAACCGCCTTGCATGATGACCAAAATAAGGTGATCGCGTTCTCCAAGGTGACCCGCGATCTGACGGAAAGAAAGCTGGCCGAAGACCAGTTGAAAGCGTACCTGGCCCAGCTTGAATTTCAAAATAAGGAGCTGGAAGCGTTTGTGTATGCTGCTTCACACGATATGAAGGAACCGCTGCGCAAGATCCGCACTTATAATGGCTATATAGCAGAAAACACCGCCCATCAACTGGATCCTAAATCAAGGGAATATTTAAACCGGGCTGTTAAAGCAGCAGAGCGAATGCAGCAAATTCTTGAAGACCTGCTGGTGTATGCTATAACAACTTTGAATGCCGAAGGTCATCATGAAGTAGACCTCCATGAAATCATTCAGGAGATAGCTTTTTTTCATGCCGAAGAGCTGGAACAAAAAAACATCCGCCTGGAAACGGGCAAACTGATGCCCTTACGGGCGGTTCCTTTCCAGGTGAAACAACTCCTGTTTAACTTAATCAATAATTCCATTAAGTATAAGCACCCCGCCCGGGATGGTGTGATTAAAATAGAGAGCAAGGTGGTAAAAGGATATGCCATCAAAGGGGAAGAAGCAGACCCCCACAAAGCATATTATAAACTCCAGGTAACCGATAATGGTATTGGATTTGATCCCCGCTTTAGCCAGAAGATCTTTGAACTGTTCCAGCGGTTGGATAATCTCGTGGAAGCAAAAGGAACGGGTATCGGCCTTGCTATCTGTAAAAAAATTGTCCAGCACCACAAAGGGTTTATCCAGGCTACCGGAATACCCGGTGAAGGCGCCAGCTTCACCATTTACCTGCCTCAAGACTGA
- a CDS encoding DUF1801 domain-containing protein produces the protein MTTQLEQYYLSKPEPYQGCLLALRHIIVNAHPGIVHERKFQIPFFTYKGKKLGYLWLNRKKLMLGFCLDKSLQEVVPGVKPKDRYESFQVDPNEDLPVELILQKLHYYLKRIDEGEERPASV, from the coding sequence ATGACCACCCAACTGGAACAGTATTACCTCAGCAAGCCGGAGCCTTACCAGGGCTGTCTCCTGGCCCTGCGGCATATTATTGTAAATGCCCATCCTGGTATTGTGCATGAACGTAAATTCCAGATCCCGTTCTTCACCTATAAAGGCAAAAAGCTGGGTTATCTCTGGCTGAACCGTAAAAAGCTGATGCTGGGATTTTGTCTCGATAAAAGTTTGCAGGAAGTGGTGCCGGGCGTAAAGCCTAAAGACCGGTATGAGTCATTCCAGGTAGATCCCAATGAAGACCTGCCGGTAGAACTGATCCTGCAAAAGCTGCACTACTACCTGAAGCGGATTGATGAAGGGGAAGAACGTCCGGCAAGCGTATAA
- a CDS encoding response regulator: protein MQNLPRLLLIDDNEDDLYILRLAFETIREPVQCMVETDSEMALSRLLEQSIVPLPDCIFLDLNMPKVGGMELLAAIRSISLYDDIPVIIHSTSTAQKDIEQAKASGANWYLPKASNFALLCKSLQELFPAVKKRVTPVL, encoded by the coding sequence ATGCAAAATCTCCCACGCCTCCTGCTTATTGATGATAATGAAGATGATCTATACATTTTACGACTGGCCTTCGAAACCATTCGTGAACCTGTTCAATGTATGGTGGAGACGGATAGTGAGATGGCCTTGAGCCGGTTACTGGAACAGAGCATCGTTCCCCTTCCTGATTGTATATTCTTAGACTTAAACATGCCCAAGGTTGGCGGCATGGAGCTGCTGGCTGCTATTAGATCCATTTCTCTCTATGACGATATCCCGGTGATCATACACAGTACTTCCACGGCCCAGAAAGATATAGAGCAGGCAAAAGCATCAGGAGCCAACTGGTATTTACCGAAAGCCTCCAACTTTGCCCTGCTGTGCAAAAGCCTGCAGGAGCTTTTCCCCGCTGTTAAAAAAAGGGTTACTCCCGTATTATAA
- a CDS encoding tetratricopeptide repeat protein yields MAVRYTSRNLHVRARQAEQAGEPEEAAKLYMQALKNDPMDDLAYNRLMVYYRRKKDYKTELRIIQSAIASHIRHAQESGQQWLKKNKKTARMAKALVKSLGLVDRKGTPKLETRQLATWRKRLAVVRKRLQQ; encoded by the coding sequence ATGGCGGTACGTTATACCTCCCGCAACCTGCACGTGCGGGCCAGGCAGGCAGAACAGGCCGGTGAACCGGAAGAAGCCGCTAAGCTGTACATGCAGGCTCTCAAAAACGACCCGATGGATGACCTGGCGTATAACCGGCTGATGGTCTATTATCGCCGGAAGAAGGACTATAAAACAGAACTCAGGATCATTCAGTCCGCCATCGCCTCCCATATCCGCCATGCGCAGGAAAGTGGACAACAATGGCTAAAGAAAAACAAAAAAACAGCCCGCATGGCCAAAGCCCTGGTGAAAAGTCTGGGCCTTGTAGACAGAAAAGGAACGCCCAAACTGGAAACCCGCCAGCTTGCCACCTGGCGGAAACGGCTGGCCGTCGTACGTAAACGGCTGCAGCAATAA
- a CDS encoding chromate resistance protein ChrB domain-containing protein codes for MKWITRERPKIDRIACPWLIQNFVDKEAEFIYVPKEQVFEKATEQHAIPYDLPGAEYTHYGNQCTFDYIIKKHALTDPALLQMAQIIRGADTDSFHLAPQAAGLWAISAGLSYNYKNDQEMLAIGMKLYDALYSWAKYVQSERHTWNPQG; via the coding sequence ATGAAATGGATTACACGGGAGCGGCCCAAAATTGACCGCATTGCCTGCCCCTGGCTGATTCAGAACTTTGTGGATAAAGAGGCCGAGTTTATTTATGTTCCCAAAGAACAGGTGTTTGAAAAAGCAACGGAACAGCATGCGATTCCTTACGATCTGCCGGGTGCGGAATATACGCATTATGGAAACCAATGCACGTTCGATTACATCATTAAAAAACATGCCCTCACCGATCCGGCCCTCTTGCAAATGGCACAAATTATAAGAGGCGCTGATACAGATAGCTTTCACCTGGCGCCCCAGGCGGCGGGCTTATGGGCCATCTCAGCAGGGCTATCGTATAACTATAAAAATGACCAGGAAATGTTAGCCATAGGCATGAAGCTATACGATGCCTTATACAGTTGGGCTAAATACGTACAATCTGAAAGACACACCTGGAACCCACAAGGGTAA